The Fusarium falciforme chromosome 10, complete sequence DNA segment TGCAACTTGTTTCGAAACACCTTACACGAAAGACCAAAGACGAAAGATGTGGAAGAGATTCCATGGATCCCGGAATTGGTACGACAGCTGCCTCCAACAACGAAGACACGGCGGCAAACATAGGGTTTCTTTGTCAATGAATACACGACGGGACAAGGGGACACGGAATAACTAACGGATAACCGGGGAAAGATAACGTAGCGGCAAAGGACTGGGATACGGTGTTGCCGGTTGGTTTGGTTCATGCATGCATGGTTTACTCGTGATTATGGTTCGGTTCGGTTTGTGTTCTTGTAGTTTTAGCTAGTTGCTGCGTTCCCgtccttcttttcttcttctcatttTCCTTTCTTGTCTGGCTACTTACTTCCTtcgtttcttctctttttcttgttcACATCAACTCGTATCATACCACACGTAAGCTTCTGGGAGTAGAAAAAGGTTATACCAAAAATGGATAGACATGGTGTTTGagcttcttttatatctattttacATGTTCAGGCTGCATGTCGGCTTTTCATTTACCtgtttctttttatttcttgTCTTCTTTTTTACTCCCTTCACTTCTACACATCCCCcgttcttctcttctctaccTTCTTTCGCTTCTACAGCCTTTTGGGGGAAGGCTCACTTGTTATTCGATACATGTTCTCTTGCCTGGGTTTTGGGGGTTTTGGGTGGGTTGCTATGATTGGAGATGTTGATGCTTGGTGTACGCTGTATGCTATATGCTGTATGCCGTGTAGGATATCGTGAAATCGATCAAGATGCCAGAAGATGTCTCATTCATCAAGTGAATAGACTTTCAGAACGAGTCATGATTAGGGATCTGCAATGTGGTATTTGTCTGAGTCGATGGCACTGCCTCGCAACCAACCTTAATCCGACCTCGAGATGGCTGGGCAGTTTGGTTGTTGACTTACTCGCGTTTCGAGGTAACAATGTCGATCTCTTTGCTAACCAACCAACTGGAGGTGTCAAGCGGTGAGTCGCGACTTGTGCTTGATTGgcctcgtcggcctcgaaATCCCACGCCTCGACCGCTCTCGTCAGCAAACCAAACTCAACTGCCGAGATCACACTATTGAGTACAGCACAGTATGTATGTCAGAGCGGGCTTACaatagaaaaagaaaaggaacGGACCTGCAGCAATCGTCAGCCAGAGTGGTCTGGCAGTGCAGTGAGTGAGTGTGGGCTGTGGCTGGCCTCAACTGCTCATCTCAGCCTTGGCGGAACTGGCCAACGACAAGTCTCCTCCTTCACATGACGCAGCTGCAAGAGCCGCCTGTGGCGCTCGGGAATCTGACGAGCTGATGAGCCCACTGAAATGACGAGTTGCCGCTCTGTCAAAGGGGGAACGGAACTGCGGCGCCATCTCCGCGGTTCAGAGGGCAGAGAGGCAGGGCAGGGGTTGCCGGCATCAGAGCTGCTGCTTGTGACATGGACCTCTCTCTACTGAGACAGGAAACGGCACCATCCATGGGGCAGTGACCTGAATCGGCGGCGGCACATGGAGCTTCATCCGGCGGTATTGCATAGCATCCGCCTCATCTTGGTACTCAGCTCAGCATGGATAAGACAAAGGAGCGCATTCATTGTCTTGCAGCGTCCATCGGTATTTATGGCCGCTGTTCTATCGTCGATTCGGCCGCTCACTCGGCCGAGTCTCGCTCCCGGGACCTGACCGTTGTTGAATCAGGGGTTTGGCCCAAGGGTGGGTTGTTGGCAGCGATCATGGAACGTTCCATTCTGATAGTGTGGGAACAACCTTAACAACCTGCCTACCCAAGCGCGCAGTCAGCTGTGATTTGCTGCAGCCCCCCcgtcgctcgcttatcatgGGCTGTAGGTATTTCTCATTTGGGGAGGACATTGTGCTCGTAATCGTAGAGTTCGTGTTGACATCTGTAGGGCATCTGTCGATTAGGCCGCCGGACGTCTCAGGTTTGGAACTAGTAGACCAGACCATGGACAATGTCCATGGGCTTCGGTCTGCTCGGAGCCCATTGCCCTATTCGAACGGCAATTCTCTGCTTCATCTCAACCCCAAGTGAAGCCAAAAGACACTTGGACCATCGGCGAGAGCCGGCTTGGTTACAGGGCAGAGTCAAGAAAGAGCCGGGTCTCACAAAACCCCCACATGGCTCTGTCCATTCTGTGATCCAGCCGCTGGGCTCCTTGGCAGCTGGCCGCTCGTAAATGTCATGTTGACATGGGAAGAGAAaggttaataactctaaCCCGCCGGTTGCGCCTGGCTCTGCTCCATGAATAGAAGCAGCCATCATAGCAGCCCTGCTATTGCGAGAGAGTCCTTCACAAGCAGCCGACACGGACGACAAGACCGAGGCGTGGCCTCAGAAACAGCCGGTCGACATAGCGTGGCGGCGCCACGGCCGAACGCCTCTCAAGCAGCGGGGGATCAGCGACGTCCAACAGAGTTTCTCAGCCCCAATCCAATGGCCATCCCATGTTGACGATGCCATGCCGTGCCGTGCGTGTCGTgcaatgccatgccatgccatgccgtgGCTTCAGAAGCCCGTCAGCTCTAGccatcctctctctctcaggTCATCaatgccctgccctgcctgtGCCTGCCCCGTTTCTTCGACGGGCGCGGCGTTCGGCTGCATCGGGAGTCGAGTCTTGGGTTCGTCGGTGGCGCTCACGGCTAATGCTCCCAAGGACGGGACAAGCCAGCGCGAAGTCTTCTGGAAATCGCAGAGACCAGCCTTTCTGCCTTCTGGCGGCGAGCCCTCGTCTTGGTCTGCAGCCTTCTTGCAGCAACAGACGGCGCTGGAATGCAGGCTCGCCCCCTCGGCAGATTTCCCTGCTCGCCCGACGGCTCCAGGGGCTGTTCTCTGCTCGTCATGATTGGCGCTTCTCAACGTGGGTGGTGGCTCCGTCAAATACACCTTCTGCTTCAGGTAACATGGTCGCATGCTCTCACAAGCCCACCCCTGAAAGCTGTTCTCTCACTGGTCCAGCTCGAGAGCCAGCCATCGACACCATGGATGGCGTTGCCGTCCTGGTGTGGCCTTGTCGGCCCTTCTTTTTCTGTGCTGAATCGCTCACCCGTCCATTCACGCTTCTCAGTGCGCcgtctttctctctctctctgcacAGCCCTTTGACTTGCGTCCAAGGCCAACCGCAGCTCTGtctgcctctctctctctctcttgtgATCCTCGTGTGCCGTGTCCgtgcctgagcctgagcctcgGGCATCCCCAATCTTAACCGCAGAGGCCCCCCCCCGGGCTCCTGGCCCTGGGATACGTCCTCTTATCTCCCTCGACCACCCCGCGGGCGACGCTCCAGACTCCTGTAGACAGCAGATTGGCTTGCCCTTCTGGGAAACTTAGGCGAAGGAACTTTTGCTGGCCCTCTCTCACGCGCATCGCTTGGCGTTCTGTCCGTCGTCTCTCCCCGTCTTCCCTCTGGCCCTCGTCGCATTGACGGCCCTATCATAGCACCGCCCATATCTTGTctctgctgcttcttgctgGTGCGTCAAGTCTGGGGAACGATAACGTTAGCAAGCCCTGGCCGTTTTCCCTTGCTGTTACCGTCCTACCGTCGCCGCAGAGAACAAACCCccccagtccagtccagcccaGTCCACTCCCCAGCCCGAACCCAGACCCGCTCGTTGCTTGTCCCTGTTCgcgcttggtgttggtgcTGGTCCTGCTGCTGTGCTGCTGCTCGCTCGGTCGTGCGTGCTGGTTGCTGGCTGGTGCTGTACTGCCGCTGCTTGTTactccctctccttctcgcccTCTCCCGCTCGCTctctctttattattatacgtACCTTTAATCATGGGCGCTTCTGCCCGCCTATCCATCCTCCCGCTCTTCGACCACCAACTGAGCTCCATCGCTCGCCACCTTGACGAGTGATGAATCCTCGCATTGGCGACTGAGGACCCAGCCGAGGCTTTCCACTCGCCTCAGCCCGTCACTGACTGCTCTTGAGCCAGCGGTACGGGCATCTCTTGTCCGCCCTGCGCGCCCCCAGGCGAACATGTTCAATCAACCACCCGGCGGGCCTCGTGCTTCCGACTCCAACGGGCAACCCTCTTATGGCTTCACCGATGAAGCCTGGCCAAGGTATGGCCTCGCCAACAACTCGGCTTCCTTCTCGACCGACCATTCCCAGTCCATCTATGCCTCAGACCGGCAATATGGCGACTCCTCCGGCATGGACTGGGCGCCGACCCCAACCGACTATCAGACGCgctttcaacaccaagatgCTGTAGCCGAAAATGTCGAACTCGACAACATGAGTCCTCAGGCCGGAGGCGGCGTTGGTCGTCTTGTCGCGCATTTCGAGAACAAAGGCTTTGCGCCGCCGCTTCCTCCGAGACCATCCAACACGATATCAAGTCCGGTCAATCAAGAGCCGTCTGTTTCGTCGCCGTTCGGTACCTTCAGCGTCGCATCTCCCATCCTCACGAGCCCTCTCGCCAGTCCCTCCGAACCCAACTATGGACTTCTGGGTGACCAGTCGAGGGTCACCAGCCCGATTGCTAGCCCACCTCCCATAGCATTTGGCGGATATCATGATTTGTCGGTATCCAGTCCAGGCGTTGGTTCCTCGTCCGGACACTTTGGAAGTATGAATAGCTTCATGGTCAACAACAGAGTAGCCACCCCCATGGAAACCTCCATGGCTGCGTCGCCCATGGTGGCAACCCCCATCATGAATAACCCCAAAGTCGCCTCTCCGAGCCCGGCTACTCCAGGCGTGCCAGGCACTCCTGGTTTTGCCATTTGGCGACCACCTGTGCCAATGACTCCCAAACCTACCATGGATCAATTCCAAGGTACTAGTAGTTCCTCCACTTCCGGTGGCTATTTCGCAAAACCTCCCATCCCCTCAACTCCTAAACCAGTCATGAATGCTGGAAGCCAGCTCGTCTTGGATTTCAACTCCAACTCTGGCTCCATTGCAAAGGGTAAGGCTCCAATGAGACCTCCCGCGAAACCAAGACACCCTATTCGACAACCATCACGATCACAAATATCCACACCCGCAGCCTTCAGCCCTGCTATCAAACGTGAaccttcaacaccacatttatctcaagcttctcctgctccaCATACACTGGCGGTATGTCTCTCACACTTTCCCCTGAGCGAATCAACATGCTAATGGCCCTTGTCAGAGTGAACGGAGAAGTTCAGTATCCCAAAGATCACAAACGGGGAGCCGGCCTTCGAGGGAACAAGTCCCTGCCGAGGCCTGGGAGTCGTTCAAGAACACAATTCGAACCCTCTACCTCGATGAACGAAAGCCGCTCAAGGAGGTcatgtccatcatggctgacAAGTACGGCTTTCAGGCAACGTAAGTTTCGCTCCTAGGCTGCATGATCATTTCTCACCCTCCACAGCCCCAAGATGTACAAGACTCGATTCTCACAGTGGGGTTTTGTCAAAAACaacaccgaggaggaggttaAGCGTCTGCTGTCGAAGAAATTTCAACGAGATGCCGAGGGAAAAGTATCCGAGTTTGTTCGCAACGGAAAGGTCGTCAACCTGGGCACGTACCTGAAGAGAAAGGGCGTCACCGAGTACGACTTGATCGATTTCGAGTTGCCTGCCGAGCTCCCAGCTCACATCCGATGTCGAACTCCGACTCCTCCACCTGCGCCAGGATACCTCCAGTCCCCCGATCTGCTCCGGGCGCAGGAGACTATCATCAGCAATATGAGGAAGGCCTTTTTGCAGTGTCGACAATTCGAGGTGGAAACCGATGCTCAAGTTGGATGGCAGACAATCATGGTGTGGGGAGCAGGATCCAGCGATCTTTTGCTCGAGGCAAACCACAACTTTGAAATGAGGGACACTGACCAGGGCGGACATTTCCTTATGAAGGCCTTCAAGCAGCTCGAAGTCGATTTGAAGAAGCTATCACCCCAAGGAATCCaggagctgcttcttggtaTGGTCCGTCGTGATCCCGGCATGATGACGGCCTTATGCAAGTATCTGGCGGCATACTCGACAACCAACTTTGAGCGGTCACATCCTCTGCGACAAATCTTTGCCTGTTTATATGAGGTTCAGCAAAAACATGGCCCGGGGACACTCTCAGACCTTTTGTGGGCCAGCATCCCTACCATTGCGGAAGAATTGGAGGCCATCTATGGGCGGAAGCACCCATATGTCGCTCGAACGTGGACCGATTTGGCGACCTTCTATAACCACGCGAACCCCGAGCGATTGGAGAAGTTGGTGGCAGAACTTCGACTTTTGCAACGGCAAATGGAGCACCGACAGGGCGCAAACAGCGTTGAGGTCTTCGTGTTGCGATATACCATTGTGCAACTAATGGTTGCTGCACACCCCCAATCAGATGCAACGAAGCAAACGACCATCGACCTCTGGCATCATGCGCGAGGGATGGGACTCATATTCCCTGTTCGAGGCCAACAGCCCAACGTCTTTTGTTATCACAGTCCCGTCAAGGTCGATCCCTGGACGAAGCGATGCCGACGAAGATACGACTCTGGAGTTAGGCTTCTCGAGGAGCATGTGGGCGTGCGAGTTATTCCATACTTCGAAGAGGACTTCCACACAACGGAACACGCCCCAGAGCACATgccacaacagcagcagcaacaacaaccgcagcaccatcatcaacagcagcaacaacaacaacgtgCGCCGCAGCTGCAGGCGCAGGACTCATGGGCGGCGGCAATGGAGCAGCAAATGGGGGGCAACAAGTGGTCGTTCATCTGAGCAGGATCTCTGGTCGACCATTAGTTCTCGCTGCCTCAGCAAACACCAACCTGCCATGTGCTCGCCCCGACGACACCGGCCTCTTTGAAAGACGTGGACGACTGAATGACGGATCTAGTAAACGTTCCTCCGAGACGATGCAAATGCCCCATATGCAGTCTCACCGACCCCGTATACACAGCCTGGAGTCTGGCACCAGCATATATTTCTTTGCGGCTTCTTTTTTCTCGGCGTTTCCGGATCGTTGCCCGTTGCGGCTGGACGATGGAATCTTGGACATTCTCGTattcattttttttttcttgcaTTATCCCCCATGTATATTAGGAACCACGCGAGGACATGCATTGGATGAAATTCGGGGTTGAACGGGCGGAGTTGAGGTGACGGAGCAtcaagagggagagggatGAAGAAGGGAGAAAAGGAGATTATTGAAAGAGCCGCGATAGGGAAGGCAGGCGGTCACGGGAatgaaggaaggaaggaaggaactGGAGGACATTTGATTTTTacatctttttttataatcccTCCATCAACGAGGGAAGGCGATACCCAAAAACCCCTTCAACCTACAGACCTCGAGATAGGCGCATCCTGCAGCGAGAAAGAGAGGGAAAATCTTTACTCGTGAGGCAGGCAAATTTTAGAAAGAGAAATACCAACAAAACATTCTAAACTTGggactacctacctatttgTGAGCATTCCTTCTTTGAGATGTTGAACGTCTTCATATGATGAGACacaattagctataaacaGTGTTGTATGTTGAGGATGCAGAGATCCCGTTACCCGAGATATCCCCGGCGCAAAACTCAACTCTCAGAAATTCGCATCATGACAAACAGTTgctctccagctccaggcttCAATCTCCCACAATGCGCCTCGCCAGCCCCTCAGTCCTAAGAGGACGGCTCTCTCTACCTTTCCGCCGTTTATACTCATCATCCCGTACAATTCAAGGTCCAAACACCGCCAATCCAACCCACCAAGACTCCATCATGCTAACTCTCCTCCAGAAAATGACGTCCTCTTTCTACGACAGCAGGGCAAAAGAGCTCCCAAATGGCACCTTACCGCTCCTCTCCGCGCCGACTCTCGAATACGTCTCTCTTACGGTGGCTCCGTCAACTCGTCCGACCTGATTGGCCGCAGTGTGCTCGATACAGTGGTGGACAGCTCGGGCCGCAGCGTCGTGCTGCATGAGCCGTCCATGGCATCCTACATCATCAACAGCGCGCGGTATGCCACGCCGGTACAAGTCCTCTGGTATCAATTGGGCTTGAACTATGGCTAACTTTGGCCTTTACCTTCTAGATCTATCCCCATGATGCAAACATCATCGTCTCGCTCCTTGACTTGAACCTCCCTCGTCCTGGCGAAGAGGAGTACGATACCGACCAGACGCCTCCGCCGTTCGAGATATTCGAGGCTGGAACGGGCATGGGCAGTCTAACGCTGCATCTTGCTCGGGCTCTTCATGCTGGAAACCCAGCCGTGCCTCCCAGCTTGCGCAACGCCCTCTGCAGTGCCCGGTATAAAAGGGACGAATTCGGCCTCGACCTCTCCCCCGAGGTCGAGACCGAGTACGAAACCTACCGTAACAATCGCCGTGCTATACTACACACTCTCGATCGCAACCATAAGCACTCGCGGGCGGCGCATAGCCTCATTCGCCAATTCCGCCGTGCACTCTACTTCCCCACCGTCGACTTCCACATCGGCTCCATCGACGAATACATCTCCTCCCGTCTCGCCCAGACGAACGATGAGCCCTTCCTCTCCCATGCCATTCTCGACCTCCCCTCGGCGCACGACCACGCCGGCCCCGTCATCCAGGCCCTCCAGCCCAACGGCctgctcatcatcttcactcCGTCCATCAGCCAGATCGCCGACTTCCAAGCCTGGATACTCCGTTCAGGACAGCCCATACGTCCAGAGAGGGTCATTGAGCTGCCAGTCTCCACCACGGCTGATGGTGTACGTGACACTGGTGGCGGCAAGGAGTGGGATGTCAAGACAGTCATTCCCAAGGACCAGCCTGATGGTTCCCCTGTCCAAGTCATGCGACCCCGAGTTGGTGATCGCATAGCCGGCGGTGGATTTGTTGCTGTAATGCGTCGATGGCCCGCTGGGCAGGTGCTATCTGAAGCTCAGTCCTTGGGCGATGAGGCTGTCTCTGAGCTGGATGAGCTCACGGGGACCGATGAGGTGCCCAAGAGTGAAAAGCCATCAGAGAGCTCATAGACCTCCAAATGGCCTCTCACCTGCCTGGAAAGTCACTCTCCCATGTAAACATTTTTTGTAAACTACACGAAAATCTGTATGATAGCTACACTCAAGGATAGACATGGAGAAACGGCCACGGATATCATCAATAGAGTAAACGAATTCATGAAGAATCAAACAAACATCGCTTGCTATTTTGTTCTCGCTTATCCCCAAAACATGAAGGGTATCTCTATGCACATGCTAAATAAAACATCAAGTCATATCCTCCCCCAAAAGTCATCATCAAGATTTCGTCACATCATCCTTTTCCAAAGTACCTAACTTTGCACTCCAATTCTCCCCAAACTTGCTGTTCCGCGGCGGAGACCTAGAAGTGCAATGTCCAGCATTGCCCCCTATTAATTCCATGCCAGAAAGCCATTCATCAtatgaagaaaagaaaagaaataccAATGCATCCAGTGCGTGGTCACTCCGACCTGCGGCACCGAACATTAAACGAGTAAGAAATGCAACGATAGTAGAGTGTCTCGCGTGTATGTGAAGCGAGACACTGAGTATGTGTGGCGTAGTCAAGTTTCAAGGTGTTGCTAACCTTGCTTGACCTAGTGAGAGTTGAGATAATGTTGTACATCCCACGCATGGGGTTCTGTAGTTGGGGCTCGCGCCCGTTGATAATCTTCCGTCATGATGTATACCTGCCCAATGCAATGACAGAAAGGAAAATATAAAGGAGTGTGGGTTAATCAAACACTGGTGATGCGTTCCAGGGGAGCTCGGGCACAGCAGACCATGAGCTTCAAGCTCGTTCCAAGCTCCTCGCACTCGGACAGTAGATGTCTGTCACTCCAGATGCTTCTTCCGGAGGGGTTCTCCGCTGCATTCTCGTAGCAACGTGTGTACCACCAACGGCCAACACGGCTAACCATCTTGGTGATGCCCTCGTCCGCCAAGGGGCTGTTGTCGCTCATCATCTCAGAGAGGCTCGGGTGATCCTTCTTCTTACTAGCGACATCCTTGCCTTTCCCCTCGTTCGGGCGAGTAACGGAACTGGCAACAGGCACACCAACACGCGCTGCCTTGATGGTAGTGAAACCAGCCTTGCCCAAAAGACGCAGAATGAGATCCGCGGTCGAGCCGAGACTCGTATCCGGGGTCTTCTCGTTGATCCTCTCCTTGAGTCGGCGTACCGTGCGACGACCTCGATTGCCCATATTGTTCAGGTCAACATCGAGAATGGAGAGCTCGATGTAACCACCAGGCTTCAGCACACGGCGAGCTTCTGTAAGAATGCTGCGGTAGTATGCCTCCGGTGCCGCCACAGGGAACCGGTAGACAACTGCCATGAAGCTTTGAGGAGCAAAGGGAAACTTGTCGAGGTGAGACATGTACTGGATCTGGTGGTGGTTGGGTGGGCTAAGAGGGAAGCTTGAGGACGAACTCTTGAGCTCTGGGGgcagaggagctcgaggggaCAGATTGAAGAAGGTGGCAGCTGGATAAGTTTCGGCAGCGTAAAAGGACCAGTCATCGT contains these protein-coding regions:
- a CDS encoding TRNA (adenine(58)-N(1))-methyltransferase catalytic subunit TRM61, translated to MRLASPSVLRGRLSLPFRRLYSSSRTIQENDVLFLRQQGKRAPKWHLTAPLRADSRIRLSYGGSVNSSDLIGRSVLDTVVDSSGRSVVLHEPSMASYIINSARYATPIYPHDANIIVSLLDLNLPRPGEEEYDTDQTPPPFEIFEAGTGMGSLTLHLARALHAGNPAVPPSLRNALCSARYKRDEFGLDLSPEVETEYETYRNNRRAILHTLDRNHKHSRAAHSLIRQFRRALYFPTVDFHIGSIDEYISSRLAQTNDEPFLSHAILDLPSAHDHAGPVIQALQPNGLLIIFTPSISQIADFQAWILRSGQPIRPERVIELPVSTTADGVRDTGGGKEWDVKTVIPKDQPDGSPVQVMRPRVGDRIAGGGFVAVMRRWPAGQVLSEAQSLGDEAVSELDELTGTDEVPKSEKPSESS
- a CDS encoding Clr5 domain-containing protein; amino-acid sequence: MFNQPPGGPRASDSNGQPSYGFTDEAWPRYGLANNSASFSTDHSQSIYASDRQYGDSSGMDWAPTPTDYQTRFQHQDAVAENVELDNMSPQAGGGVGRLVAHFENKGFAPPLPPRPSNTISSPVNQEPSVSSPFGTFSVASPILTSPLASPSEPNYGLLGDQSRVTSPIASPPPIAFGGYHDLSVSSPGVGSSSGHFGSMNSFMVNNRVATPMETSMAASPMVATPIMNNPKVASPSPATPGVPGTPGFAIWRPPVPMTPKPTMDQFQGTSSSSTSGGYFAKPPIPSTPKPVMNAGSQLVLDFNSNSGSIAKGKAPMRPPAKPRHPIRQPSRSQISTPAAFSPAIKREPSTPHLSQASPAPHTLASERRSSVSQRSQTGSRPSREQVPAEAWESFKNTIRTLYLDERKPLKEVMSIMADKYGFQATPKMYKTRFSQWGFVKNNTEEEVKRLLSKKFQRDAEGKVSEFVRNGKVVNLGTYLKRKGVTEYDLIDFELPAELPAHIRCRTPTPPPAPGYLQSPDLLRAQETIISNMRKAFLQCRQFEVETDAQVGWQTIMVWGAGSSDLLLEANHNFEMRDTDQGGHFLMKAFKQLEVDLKKLSPQGIQELLLGMVRRDPGMMTALCKYLAAYSTTNFERSHPLRQIFACLYEVQQKHGPGTLSDLLWASIPTIAEELEAIYGRKHPYVARTWTDLATFYNHANPERLEKLVAELRLLQRQMEHRQGANSVEVFVLRYTIVQLMVAAHPQSDATKQTTIDLWHHARGMGLIFPVRGQQPNVFCYHSPVKVDPWTKRCRRRYDSGVRLLEEHVGVRVIPYFEEDFHTTEHAPEHMPQQQQQQQPQHHHQQQQQQQRAPQLQAQDSWAAAMEQQMGGNKWSFI